One window of the Pseudomonas sp. S04 genome contains the following:
- a CDS encoding DinB family protein: MTRTRHIHLMATYNQWMNSRIYQAARSLPDEELCMDRKAFFGSILRTLNHLVAGDTVWLQRFATHPANYLALGAIGQFPVSSLDQLLFPDIRELSAHREWLDEQIVEWSGCITESDLDHTLHYSSMKGVPADKDFYALLMHFFNHQTHHRGQVTTLLSQAGVDMGDTDLVILVPSEPGALDSSR; encoded by the coding sequence ATGACCCGCACCCGCCACATCCACCTGATGGCAACCTATAACCAGTGGATGAACAGCAGGATTTATCAGGCCGCCCGGAGCCTGCCAGACGAAGAACTGTGCATGGATCGTAAAGCCTTCTTTGGTTCGATTCTGCGGACCTTGAACCACCTGGTGGCCGGCGACACGGTCTGGCTGCAACGCTTCGCCACGCACCCAGCGAACTACCTGGCACTGGGTGCGATTGGCCAATTTCCCGTCAGCAGCCTGGACCAGTTGCTGTTCCCGGATATCCGCGAACTGTCGGCACATCGAGAGTGGCTCGATGAGCAAATTGTCGAGTGGTCTGGCTGCATTACCGAGTCGGACCTGGATCACACCCTCCATTACAGCAGCATGAAGGGTGTACCTGCCGACAAGGACTTCTACGCGTTGCTCATGCACTTTTTCAACCATCAGACCCATCACCGCGGACAAGTGACGACCTTGCTGTCACAGGCGGGTGTCGACATGGGGGATACGGACCTGGTCATACTTGTTCCGTCCGAGCCTGGCGCACTGGATAGCTCGCGCTGA
- a CDS encoding LLM class oxidoreductase has product MNCIDHGVGKSSWAFASHPGYRRMFASDELTLGIFLPLRFYQGDMAVLAGQAQMVRDIDRLGFAAVWVRDVPLFDPAFGDAGQVFDPFTYLAFLAAQTKTIALATGSAIFSLRHPIDLAKASATIDQLSGGRLVLGIASGDRPLEFPAYGLQHAERGERFAQAVAYFRQLTGGQTPSVDSPLGRITGAEFLPQPVAGVIPLMVTGSSRQSPAWIAEQADGWLTFPEATHTPEGPKRLAAKIQAWRGLIADGGFRPHMTNEWLDLVDDPNHPRTPIQGGYVLRTGRKGLIELLGEWRAAGVNHAALGIQFSQRPAAEVVQELAEEVLPLFPSHQGPAGFKVAW; this is encoded by the coding sequence ATGAACTGCATCGATCACGGTGTCGGCAAATCCTCTTGGGCGTTCGCCAGCCATCCAGGCTACCGACGCATGTTCGCGTCCGATGAACTGACACTGGGGATTTTCCTGCCCTTGCGCTTCTATCAAGGTGACATGGCCGTGCTGGCGGGGCAGGCGCAGATGGTCAGGGACATTGACCGCCTGGGTTTTGCCGCCGTCTGGGTGAGGGACGTGCCGCTGTTCGATCCGGCGTTCGGTGATGCCGGCCAGGTGTTCGACCCCTTCACGTACTTGGCGTTCCTGGCCGCCCAGACCAAGACCATTGCGTTGGCAACCGGCAGTGCGATTTTTTCGCTGCGCCATCCCATCGACCTGGCCAAGGCCTCGGCGACGATCGACCAGCTGTCGGGCGGCCGCTTGGTCCTGGGCATTGCCTCGGGTGACCGGCCGCTAGAGTTTCCCGCCTACGGTCTGCAGCACGCCGAACGTGGCGAACGGTTTGCACAGGCGGTGGCGTATTTTCGTCAGCTCACCGGTGGGCAAACGCCCTCCGTCGATTCGCCCTTGGGCCGGATCACCGGCGCTGAGTTCTTGCCGCAACCCGTGGCGGGAGTCATACCCTTGATGGTGACCGGTTCGTCCCGCCAGTCACCCGCCTGGATCGCAGAACAGGCGGATGGCTGGCTGACCTTTCCCGAAGCGACCCATACACCTGAAGGGCCGAAACGCCTGGCGGCAAAGATCCAGGCCTGGCGGGGGTTGATTGCAGACGGCGGGTTCCGGCCCCACATGACCAATGAGTGGCTCGATCTGGTTGACGACCCCAACCATCCCCGCACGCCGATACAGGGGGGATATGTGCTGCGTACCGGGCGTAAAGGCTTGATTGAATTGCTGGGTGAGTGGCGCGCTGCCGGGGTCAACCATGCCGCCTTGGGCATCCAGTTCTCCCAGCGACCGGCCGCAGAAGTCGTCCAGGAACTGGCCGAAGAAGTCCTGCCACTGTTTCCGTCGCATCAGGGGCCTGCGGGCTTCAAGGTGGCATGGTGA
- a CDS encoding MFS transporter encodes MNNPRWRLCLILLCTTQFVALLDFSITMIPLPQIQQSLGFTPGALQWVINAYGVAIAGFLLLGGRAADLFGRRRVFLLGLVIFTLGSLLGGFSQSPAMLIFTRALQGFGAALFSPAAFSLLLALFTDEQSRNRALGAWTAVAATGFVAGLILGGIITDLMGWRWVLWINVPVGVLVIALAGNLPVGQREGARAAGRLDAGGAVLVAAGAATLVFAFANSEHVGLASPITYGLIALAMGLLALFVWVESKVKQPLMPIPIFWRRMTGGANLVSLLANTALGPTFVVVALYMQEILGFSATQTGMGLLPMAIAFTLSSAWVGPTLIARVTTKPVILGGMTLFIGGLALLGASLAADASWATSILPGTLLAGIGYGVAFPAWTVAGIEGIDAVDHGLAGGMLTTTQEVGSAVGLAMGVAVSIAVLADGGSAVQGFSYAILVSAGMVVIGVVCAALILPGKSAGASSLPRPLQALEPGERA; translated from the coding sequence ATGAACAATCCTCGTTGGCGGCTCTGCCTCATATTGCTGTGCACCACCCAATTCGTTGCACTGCTCGACTTCTCCATCACCATGATTCCCTTGCCGCAGATTCAGCAAAGCCTGGGTTTTACCCCCGGCGCCTTGCAGTGGGTGATCAATGCGTACGGCGTGGCCATTGCCGGGTTCCTGCTGCTGGGTGGGCGAGCGGCCGACCTGTTTGGCCGCCGGCGCGTGTTTCTGCTCGGGCTGGTTATCTTTACCCTCGGTTCGTTGCTCGGGGGTTTTTCACAGAGCCCGGCGATGCTGATCTTCACCCGGGCCTTGCAGGGTTTTGGTGCGGCGTTGTTTTCGCCAGCGGCCTTTTCGTTATTGCTGGCCCTGTTTACCGATGAGCAATCGCGTAATCGAGCGCTGGGGGCCTGGACGGCCGTGGCCGCGACAGGATTTGTCGCGGGCTTGATCCTGGGTGGCATCATCACTGACCTCATGGGCTGGCGCTGGGTGCTGTGGATCAACGTGCCCGTTGGCGTGTTGGTGATTGCCCTGGCGGGTAATCTCCCGGTGGGTCAGCGTGAGGGGGCAAGGGCTGCGGGGCGCCTGGACGCCGGCGGTGCAGTGCTGGTGGCGGCGGGTGCTGCAACGCTGGTGTTCGCCTTTGCCAACAGCGAACACGTGGGCCTCGCGTCGCCCATCACCTATGGATTGATCGCCCTGGCCATGGGGTTGCTGGCCTTGTTCGTCTGGGTCGAAAGCAAGGTCAAACAGCCGTTGATGCCGATCCCGATTTTCTGGCGGCGCATGACCGGTGGGGCCAACCTGGTCTCGCTGCTGGCGAACACCGCGCTGGGTCCGACCTTTGTGGTCGTGGCGCTGTACATGCAGGAAATCCTCGGCTTCAGCGCCACCCAGACCGGAATGGGGCTGCTGCCGATGGCGATTGCCTTCACGCTCTCCAGCGCCTGGGTCGGGCCGACCTTGATCGCCAGGGTCACTACCAAGCCGGTCATCCTCGGCGGCATGACCCTGTTCATCGGCGGCCTGGCGCTGCTGGGTGCCTCACTGGCAGCGGACGCCTCCTGGGCTACTTCGATTCTTCCCGGCACCTTGTTGGCGGGGATTGGCTACGGGGTCGCGTTTCCTGCCTGGACAGTGGCCGGGATCGAGGGCATTGATGCGGTCGACCACGGCTTGGCCGGCGGCATGCTGACCACCACTCAAGAGGTGGGTTCAGCCGTGGGCCTGGCGATGGGTGTGGCAGTCAGCATCGCCGTGCTGGCCGATGGTGGAAGTGCGGTGCAAGGCTTCAGCTATGCCATTTTGGTCTCCGCCGGCATGGTGGTGATCGGTGTGGTCTGTGCCGCGCTCATCCTGCCCGGCAAGTCTGCGGGTGCATCCTCTTTACCACGCCCGCTCCAGGCGCTTGAACCTGGAGAACGAGCATGA
- a CDS encoding LysR substrate-binding domain-containing protein, giving the protein MATSLPLLALRTFVEVGQRGSIKAAAQALSVTSGAVSQQIRLLEDRIGLALFTRQRSGLRLTEAGASVHPSLLQAFEQMEQALQSLEQIKSRQTLTVSTVATFAASWLVPRLGRFNLRHPHIEVRVEATSAVIDMRRDHVDVALRHGLGVYPNLHVSRLMAPVLVPVASPGFMADHSMPEEPQECLDFPLLHDSDRADWPLWLTAHGVAKDPRAERGTAFEDDFLLIRAAEAGQGLALVPVEYARDEIAAGRLVQVMDKPWPARFAYYVVTQPEAMQRDEVKAFVAWVMEEAQGMN; this is encoded by the coding sequence ATGGCCACCTCACTGCCCCTGCTCGCCCTGCGCACCTTCGTCGAGGTTGGCCAACGCGGCAGCATCAAGGCTGCCGCTCAAGCGCTGAGCGTCACCTCCGGTGCGGTCAGCCAACAGATCCGCCTGCTGGAAGATCGGATCGGCCTGGCGCTTTTCACTCGCCAGAGAAGCGGCTTGCGCCTGACCGAAGCGGGAGCCAGCGTTCACCCTTCCCTGCTCCAGGCGTTCGAGCAAATGGAGCAAGCGCTGCAGTCGCTGGAACAGATCAAGTCTCGCCAGACCCTGACGGTCAGCACGGTCGCAACGTTCGCCGCGTCGTGGCTGGTGCCGCGCCTGGGGCGTTTCAACCTGCGCCACCCGCACATTGAAGTGCGGGTCGAGGCGACCTCCGCCGTGATCGACATGCGTCGCGATCATGTGGATGTGGCCCTGCGACACGGCTTGGGGGTCTACCCCAACCTGCACGTCAGCCGCCTGATGGCGCCCGTCCTGGTGCCGGTGGCCAGCCCTGGGTTCATGGCCGACCACTCCATGCCTGAAGAGCCGCAGGAGTGCCTCGACTTTCCACTGCTGCACGACTCTGACCGGGCAGACTGGCCCCTGTGGTTGACCGCACACGGCGTGGCGAAAGACCCGCGCGCAGAACGCGGGACGGCGTTTGAAGATGACTTTCTGCTGATCCGTGCAGCGGAGGCCGGCCAGGGGCTGGCCCTGGTGCCCGTGGAATACGCAAGAGACGAAATCGCCGCCGGCCGCCTCGTGCAAGTCATGGATAAACCTTGGCCGGCACGCTTTGCCTACTACGTCGTGACGCAACCGGAGGCGATGCAGCGCGATGAGGTCAAGGCGTTCGTTGCGTGGGTCATGGAAGAAGCCCAGGGCATGAATTAG
- a CDS encoding c-type cytochrome yields MKVLLIASLGLFSLTQTALSLADNANGKNLFTQRCSMCHGADIKGTGPLANKSNPPTPDLTTATFKKRLSDYPGVIVSSIILRPNGDLIPRTLRENGVKVAPHAWSVNDFRDLNQYMSAVIAKTR; encoded by the coding sequence ATGAAAGTATTATTGATCGCTTCGCTAGGACTTTTCTCGCTGACGCAGACCGCACTGTCCTTGGCCGATAATGCCAACGGCAAGAATCTTTTTACCCAGAGATGCTCCATGTGTCATGGAGCGGATATCAAGGGAACCGGACCTCTGGCCAACAAAAGCAACCCGCCGACACCGGACCTGACCACAGCCACTTTCAAGAAACGCTTGAGTGATTATCCGGGCGTTATTGTCTCCTCGATTATCCTGCGCCCCAATGGCGACCTGATTCCCCGGACCTTGCGCGAGAATGGCGTAAAGGTGGCGCCGCACGCGTGGAGCGTTAACGATTTTCGCGATTTGAATCAGTACATGAGTGCTGTGATTGCAAAAACCCGATGA